actacactGGGCCAAGCCTTCTGATCCTGGCTCGCTCAGCAGCTATTTGGAGCAAGCCATGGCAAGGAAAGTGGTGGGGCAACCTCTTAAACTGAGTTCACACGATCCAGATGAAGCCTCCCATTCTACAGAGGAGAGAATCAGGGCCCAAGGAGGTTAAGCGCTTTgggccagggtcacacagcagttAGGTGACATGCTTAGCCCTTAGTGCAGGCCTTGGGGCATTTGCCTCATGCTCTTCCCATCATACCAACACTTCCTCCTGGCTGGAGGCAGTAAGTGTATGGTCAGGCCATCTCAACAGGATCCCAATCACCCCATGGCAAGTCAAAGGTAAGTGGCCAATTCAAGGGGTGAGGGTATGAGTCAGTTACCTAAAATCACACCATTCCAAAGTCAAGCTAGAGATAAAGAGTATCCTTTCCCATTTATGAATGTTTCCTTTTTGCAACTTTGTTATGTCAACACATTCACAGGCAATAATAAATTCATTATGTAGTATGGACAATGTAAACCAATTAATCTCCATATGCTATGGGAGAAACTCGGCAGCATACCAAACTAATTTAAAACCAGCCTAAACAAGTGATATAGTGATATGCATGCAATGTCTAGagaataagggttttttttttgttgtttttttgtttttttgttttgtctccacCCCTCTACACACACAGCCCAGAGAATAAGGTTTTTAGACAGGTAGTTCAGTTCCAGGGTGACCAGCACAAGGCAGAAGACATGCTAAAAGCTAGGTTCAACCTTCCAGGTTTTCTTCAAAACAGGCAGCACTTGCCTTCTTTGTTACCAAGGCTCTTCAAAGGAAATAAGGTGCTTCTTAGAAAAGATGTAGCCCCCCCATTCCAGGGGTTCACCACACCTCTAAATATTTGGAAGTAAATCTAATCCATAccttgaaatttctttttgattgCATCCTTGGAGCTTGCATAGATCATTTTACTTTTCAGAGGAGCTAGTTCTGGTGCCCTGAATAAAGATatgccaaaaatgaaaaaaaagatttagaggaAGTACAATTACACTGTTAAACATTTGCATCCCTGGTGGGGGAGAGTCCTCAGAATCTcctgagagtttttatttatttatttgagagggagagagggagagcacgagcaagcatgagtggggggaggaacagagggagaggaagaagcagactccttgctgagcagtgagcctgatgtggggtggggctccatctccagactccaggatcatgacctgagctaagacagatgcttaatcaactgaaacACTCAGGTACCCCTCCTGACAGTGTTTTGCTAACtacataatttttctatttctccaccTCCTTAGAGACTTTCAAGGACAAGCAAACACAGAATGGCTCAGGTTgactaagggggaaaaaattagagaaccACCAACTGAAGATCAGATTAACAGGGCCATAATAAAACAACACTGGATAATTGACTGTATTactcaatttgttttctttaaatttacccATTTTTATCAATGAAAACTTGTGTTCAGATTAATAACAatcatcttgtttttaaaatgctttttgcttagaaaaaagtttcagaaagtacagagagtaaTCTGTAAATCAAGTATCTGCCACCCTGAATTAAGTAATGCTAGCAATTTTAGCATTTTAGCTTcagattatttataatatattcttttttagaaaacaaagtgGAAGTCCCCTTCTTAATCCTCACCATTTAGGTCTATTCCAATAGACAAACAGCAAATTCTGACCACATGAGTACTTGCTTTCCATCTTAGTCTAACATAACAGAACATGTCACAAGGATGCTTTATAAGCTCAAGCCATTCACCAATTATGCCTTGCCAATATTACTATTATCTTGTATCTACACAAATTGTAGTGTCTCCCTCCTCCTGAATGAATACTGGAAGCACTGAAAGCTCCTCATCACTTTCTTCACCAGCAATATTGAAAAACAACCGACATATTAACAATTGTCAGAAAAATCTCATCCTATTCAAACTGCTGGTCCATGAATGCATCATTTCCCACTACGCCACCAAACCCCAGGCCTGCCTCTGCTCCATACTCTTTTGATACACTCCTACATGGAGTGTAGTTAAATACTTTTAAACACCTAAAGCTTGCATTATTTGCCATATTTCTAGACCATTCCACAGTTATTAGCACCAATGGCTAGTGTGGACCTCATTTAGTTTACTCCACCCACAGAGGGCAGTTCTATTCCTAGGAACCAGGAACAGCAACCTCCATGTCTCTCAGATGCTTATTCTTCCCAACCTGAAGTtccaaagagggaggcagagccatAACCACCACCTGAGGTCTAGAAATTGCTTGAGCTGCAAAGTTAAGTGGGTACTTTTTTACACAAAATAGGTCAGGGACAGGAAAAAGCGTTAGCTGTTCTGATTTTAAtctaaccaaattttaaaaacaccttaAGTAAGAGCCATTCCCAGAGTCCTAGACAGAGCCTGTTATGGGAAACTCCTAtaagattttacattttcttaaagcaacaatgcaaaacaaaacaccgCATTAACactgaatttccttttcttctttctactactattttccaaatattctttaataatgatgtattattttcacagtgtggggggaggggagtataaaaaacagaaaaatagtgcAAATGAAGTAAATAATCACCAATTTAAAAGCCTAAACCTTTAGCTGCTATATCTACCACTCAGCTGTAAATCTCAGAAGGGCAGGCGCTTCATTTGTTACTCACAGCTGTTATCCCAGGCTTTAACACAATATCTGGAATGTGGTAGAAATAAAGGTTCAAATCAGGAATGTGCTCTTCTGAAGTCTCATTAGCTACTAAccttatgtatgtatataagttCGTAGCTCTCAGGCTTGCAGAACAGTGAACTGCCCCCAAACAAGCACTCTGACCCCACATTTATATCCCACACAGCATCTTGGTTTAATCAAATTTAATAAAGGCTTGCTGAAATGTAACTGAGGTATGAGCTACAGTTACCTTCCTTTAAACAAAAATCCTTTTGACCTTTAAAGGGGCCCTTCTTGCTCGTCTACACCtgagatggcttttttttttttctttaatgtttttaaagattgtatttattcattcatgacagacagagagagaggggcaggctccatgcagggagcccgatgtgggacttgatcccgggactccaggatcacgccctgggaccaaggcaggtgctaaaccgcggagccacccagggatctccaccTATGTAAGAATTTATCAAGGAAAGTAGTATAATACAACTAAATAAGACATACATGTGTGACTTTTGACTCAAGCTTAATCTCAAACTTAGTTGAAAAGAATAACGAAGTTAAGCAGCCTTTTCAAAAAATGCCATGTAAATAACCTTGTAACACTTTCTCACTATTTAGAACAATGCTGTCCAAAAGGgctttctgcagtgatggaaataACCTGTCTGTGCTACCCAATAAAGTGGTCACTAGTAACATGTGGCTACTGAACATCTGAAATGTGGCAATTCAACtaagaaaatgaatcttaaaacgtatttaattattttaaatagccaCAGTGGCTAGTGGTTATCCTACTGTCCTAATTATAGTTGCAAAGATAGTGCCAACTTCCAAAGTAGCGAAccacaggggtgcctgtgtgcctcagtcggttaagcctgcaactcttggttttggctcaggtcatgatctcagggtcctgagactgagtccctatgctcagcagggagtctgcttgagattctctcccactctacctctgccctaccccccattcactctctctcaaataaatactttttttatttgagCCAAATAAAAgctgacgcttaactgactgagccacccatgcacccaataagtaaattattaaagaaaaaaaaaaaaaagcaaaccacagaGGAACAAGTAAAGGATGggtttcttaaaaagtgaaaggCTGGTTCCTGCCAAGGCTTATTGGAGAAGGATTTTGGTGGGGTAAACTTTCTTCTCAGGATCCCAgaagaattttgagaaattttagcTTGTAAGAAGTGAGTTCAGAGAATGCATAAAATCTAGCTCCCAGCCCTACCtcgaagaaaaaaaatcaactactaAAAGTCATATTCAAGTACACAAAGAATAGTTAAAATTTAGTTTGGTCCTACAAACATTAATCCAGGTAAGACATTATGGAAccttgtaaataaaaattaaatgacaatgaCTGTAGACAACTTAGCTGAAAATCCTTTCGACTCTAGGAACTGGTTCTCCAAGTGCTAACAATAAGATTAACTCTGAGTTATACAGAAGCTCAATGCTTCTGATGCTTACCACAAAAAAAACATCAATTCCTCTTTTCTGGATTCCTTGGTTTCAAAGCTTGCATCATACAAAGCATAGCGACAATCTTTTTCAGGAAGCATTCCCACAAAATGCTTGAAAGGATCAGTTATGGTTACACCAACATCTCCAACCAAgatctctttcccttcttctacaATGATGCACTTTTTGTCTGCACTGAGACAAAAAATGAcggccttctttcttttcttgatttcttctggTGTGGAGCACTTCCGAACTTTCATGTCATAAAAAATGCGACATACTTCATCTGCAACTTGCACTCCTGAGGCctataaggaggaaaaaaagtcagaagGAGGGTTATCGCTTTTATCATaccaaatataaaaacactaacttTTTTTATAGATTGACATACACTTCAATTTTTAAGGTATACTcattaacagaaaaacaaaatctaagcTGCAATTGCTAGTTTCAGTCACTAAACTTTTAAAAGACTACATATATAAAGTATTCATCACTATTGTGCAGGAGTACGGGATGACTGAGCTAATAAAGCAGACCCTCCACCCTAAAGCCTAGAAAAAGGTGCTTCTTCCTAAGGTGCTAGATTCTTCCCTCTTAAAGAGATTGCTCAGAACCCTGGCTGGGAGTAGTCACCTCCCCAGTTTGGATATTACTAATACCCAAAAATCAATGCATAGCACATGGATAGAGTGGCTGTGTTGGGAAAATTCCATCCCACCAGCGTATCTTTCTCTAATGAATTAAAAGGCCTTTGTTCTatgcatatttcaaaattatgtgattaatatttagtaacatattaatcatatgcctttaaaatttcacttataaaatcTCCAAGTTTTAAATTAAGATCACCAGATCTTAATTGTTTTAACCACAAAAAAGACAcgataattatgtgacatgacgGAGGCATTACGGTAATTATCATACTGCAGTACAGAAATGCAACAACGCAATCAACACCTTGTACATCTTCAGCTTACACAACGTTAGTCTATggtatctcaattttaaaaaggataagaaaatgcTTACTGCCATAAAAAGAAGAGTTTAATTTATGATCGTACTGATCAGAAAAACTACCCTTTTACCACGTTACACTCGT
This region of Canis lupus dingo isolate Sandy chromosome 24, ASM325472v2, whole genome shotgun sequence genomic DNA includes:
- the DSTN gene encoding destrin isoform X1 translates to MASGVQVADEVCRIFYDMKVRKCSTPEEIKKRKKAVIFCLSADKKCIIVEEGKEILVGDVGVTITDPFKHFVGMLPEKDCRYALYDASFETKESRKEELMFFLWAPELAPLKSKMIYASSKDAIKKKFQGIKHECQANGPEDLNRACIAEKLGGSLIVAFEGCPV
- the DSTN gene encoding destrin isoform X2, yielding MASGVQVADEVCRIFYDMKVRKCSTPEEIKKRKKAVIFCLSADKKCIIVEEGKEILVGDVGVTITDPFKHFVGMLPEKDCRYALYDASFETKESRKEELMFFLAPELAPLKSKMIYASSKDAIKKKFQGIKHECQANGPEDLNRACIAEKLGGSLIVAFEGCPV